In Astyanax mexicanus isolate ESR-SI-001 chromosome 17, AstMex3_surface, whole genome shotgun sequence, a single window of DNA contains:
- the LOC103037831 gene encoding thy-1 membrane glycoprotein gives MRLLTGQISAVNFVVWNVVLAALISPVFCDDNDDDDDNDDNDNDNDDNDHDDDMTVCQEEDNDLRVTCPLRPTPDYHTQYEFSMSRGSKEIIINTNVSGTMPEPTFRHNTYVEELQPYGFKLTMMRFTLTENTTFMCKVSKEEKRVFVDLDSLQPCSAISLFLQSYPWLLTLLLPLAIIQLLEAL, from the exons ATGAGGCTGCTGACAGGACAG ATTTCTGCAGTGAATTTTGTTGTCTGGAATGTTGTTTTGGCAG ctcTGATTAGCCCTGTTTTTTGTGACGACAACGACGACGATGATGATAATGACGACAATGACAATGACAATGACGATAACGACCATGATGATGACATGACCGTGTGCCAGGAGGAGGACAACGACCTGAGAGTGACCTGCCCCCTGCGACCCACGCCAGACTACCACACCCAGTATGAGTTCTCCATGTCCAGAGGCAGCAAAGAGATCATCATCAACACCAACGTGTCCGGGACCATGCCGGAGCCCACGTTCAGACACAACACCTACGTAGAAGAGCTGCAGCCGTACGGATTCAAGCTCACCATGATGAGATTCACCCTGACCGAGAACACAACCTTCATGTGCAAAGTGTCCAAAGAGGAGAAGAGAGTGTTCGTTGATTTAG ACTCCCTGCAGCCCTGCTCTGCCATCAGCCTGTTTCTCCAGAGTTATCCATGGCTGCTGACTCTGCTGCTTCCCCTCGCCATCATTCAGCTGCTGGAGGCTCTTTAG